The Patescibacteria group bacterium genomic sequence GATGATTATTATATTTGGTCTAATAATTCCATGCTAGATAGGTTAGTTAACTGGTCTGATAAAAAAACTAAAAAGAACATAGAGATTGTAAGTGATCTTTACAGAACATTAGATTTAAATAATCAAATAAAAACAAATAAAGATTATTTTAACCCATATATTCATCAACATACCTTAATTGTTGATAAAAAGGTTACTTTATCTGGCACTAATAATTGGACTTATAATGGGTTTTTTAAAAATGATGAAAGTATTATTATTTCAAATGCTGATTTTTGGGTTAATGCTTTTCAAAATTCATTTCATAAACACTACAATGACTTGAGGAACCAGAAATTAGATTTAAACGTTGAAGAGAATAATTTAATTACTATATTTGGTAAAAAAGATTTTATTGGCAATAAATTATCAGTTTATAATGAGGAAAGCGAAAAAAATGAAGTGCCAAAATTATGTTTTACAACCATATTTGATCAAGTTAATTTTTCTTTTAAAATTCCTGATAGTTGTTTTCAAAAACATTCAATAATTTATATTATAGATAATAATAATAAAGTTTTAGGAAGCAATTACTTAAATCTAAAATAAAAACCCTATATTTAAGATGAAAATATAGAGTATTTGAATAAAGGTGTCAAAAACCTTTTCTTTTAGGTCTGGGATATAAATATACTCATTTGATTTTCGTGCGCAATATCTACTTAGGGGCAAGGCCTCTAAGTGAGGTTGTTGATTATCTACTTAGGGGCAAGGCCTCTAAGTAACTCTACTTAGGGGCAAGGCCTCTAAGTAACTCTAAGTGATTGAGTAAAATTATTAAGTTATATGCAAAGAAAAACTAGTGATTTTCATATCTCTAGTTTTGACTTTTAGGGTAAAAAATGAGATACTGTATTGGTATGATATATGATTTAATAGTAATTGGAGGAGGACCAGCCGGAATTATGGCTGCTGGTAGAGCAAGTGAAACAGGGGCTAATGTTTTGCTTTTAGAAAAAAATAGCAAAATAGCTAGGAAATTACTTATCACTGGCAAGGGGAGATGTAATATTACTAATACTGGACTTAATCTAAAAAATTTAACAGATAAGTTTGGTAGCAATGGAAAATTTTTACTGACTGGTTTTAATGAATTTAATGACAAAGATATTGTTAAGTTTTTTGAGGAAAGAAAGTTAAAGATAAAAGTAACTAGGGGGGAGAGAGTGTTTCCAGAGAGTGATTTGTCATCTGATGTTTTAAAAGTATTGGAGGATTATCTAAAACAAGGCCAGGTGACCATAAAAACAAATGTTGTAATAAAATCGATTATATTAAAAAATAACTTAATAGATAAAATAATATTAAATAATCAGTTAGAATTGCGAGCAACTAAGTATATTATCGCTACTGGAGGAAAAACGTATCCAAGCACTGGTTCAACTGGAGATGGTTATGAGTGGTTGATTAAAATGGGACATTTTATTGTAGAGACTAAGCCAGCTCTTAGTCCATTGATAATTAAAGAGGGCTTTATTAAAGAATTAGAAGGATTAAGTCTTAAAAATGTAGATATTAGTGTGTATCAAAATAATAAAAAGA encodes the following:
- a CDS encoding NAD(P)/FAD-dependent oxidoreductase — translated: MIYDLIVIGGGPAGIMAAGRASETGANVLLLEKNSKIARKLLITGKGRCNITNTGLNLKNLTDKFGSNGKFLLTGFNEFNDKDIVKFFEERKLKIKVTRGERVFPESDLSSDVLKVLEDYLKQGQVTIKTNVVIKSIILKNNLIDKIILNNQLELRATKYIIATGGKTYPSTGSTGDGYEWLIKMGHFIVETKPALSPLIIKEGFIKELEGLSLKNVDISVYQNNKKIDSRFGEALFTAKGVSGPIILDMSKNIGKALTKKEVKLKIDYKPGLTFNDLDKRIQNDFKKFNKKIFKNCLNNLAPKKLIPLIIKLSKISPNKKVSFITKEERKKLVHLFKSFELSVECLTGFDKAIITSGGVSLKEIDPKTMQSKIIKNLYLAGEILDLDGPTGGYNLQICWSTGWLAGSNILNK